The Heptranchias perlo isolate sHepPer1 chromosome 33, sHepPer1.hap1, whole genome shotgun sequence genome contains a region encoding:
- the LOC137301370 gene encoding apolipoprotein A-IV-like isoform X2: MLSNYDFCTRRGIAVEFEPHLRKHITADSNRDWLRKQKLYSIRQFEKSTMFPKAILVFVAAIVVSGSRAEFNGGQVRDAFWDYISQLTNDAKDSVDQIQRSEIGQRLNYLIKDNLQNVNGYAEDLQQRLTPIADDLRVKMTVDAENLRQQIRQELEDLRVKLSPFADGVHQKISRNIEEFHQKLTPYAEELRHQLNTNAEELRQRLTPYTKELQAKLEDNAENLREVLTPYAEQLQQKITENVDKLRQKVTADAEEFRTRFDEKVQELRNTMAPYAKDVQANMNQQIGEMTQKVVPYAQELQGKVNETVEVLKQRLVPYVAELKEKLNENMGSMNQNLAPYIDDLNSNVNQRIEEFHQNIAPYSEQLNKVISQNVEEMRERLVPYADSIQRDLEIQLTTLWDNFRQNLGEINED; the protein is encoded by the exons AGATTGGTTGAGAAAACAGAAATTGTATTCAATTCGCCAGTTTGAGAAATCCACCATGTTTCCCAAGGCAATCCTTGTGTTCGTAGCTGCCATCGTGGTCTCAG GCTCCCGGGCTGAGTTCAATGGAGGTCAGGTTCGAGATGCATTCTGGGATTACATCAGCCAATTGACCAATGACGCCAAGGACAGTGTAGATCAGATCCAGCGCTCCGAAATCGGACAACGGCTCAA TTATCTTATAAAGGATAACCTGCAGAACGTCAATGGATACGCTGAGGATCTCCAACAGAGGCTGACTCCCATCGCAGACGACCTTCGTGTAAAGATGACAGTAGATGCTGAGAATCTCCGCCAGCAGATCAGGCAGGAGCTGGAAGACCTGAGGGTGAAGCTTTCTCCTTTTGCTGATGGAGTTCACCAGAAGATCAGCAGGAACATTGAAGAATTTCATCAGAAGCTGACACCTTACGCTGAAGAGCTCCGCCACCAGCTGAACACCAACGCTGAGGAACTCCGCCAGAGGTTGACTCCCTACACCAAAGAGCTTCAGGCCAAACTGGAAGACAACGCAGAGAACCTGAGGGAAGTTCTGACTCCATACGCTGAACAACTCCAGCAGAAGATCACTGAGAATGTGGACAAGCTCAGGCAGAAGGTGACGGCCGATGCTGAGGAATTCCGCACCAGGTTTGATGAGAAAGTCCAGGAGCTTCGCAATACCATGGCTCCCTATGCCAAAGATGTCCAGGCCAATATGAAccaacagattggtgaaatgaccCAGAAGGTTGTGCCATACGCTCAGGAGCTACAGGGAAAGGTCAACGAGACTGTGGAGGTTCTgaagcaaaggctggtcccttacGTCGCAGAACTGAAAGAAAAGCTCAACGAGAACATGGGAAGCATGAACCAAAATCTGGCCCCATACATTGACGATCTCAACAGCAACGTCAACCAGAGAATCGAGGAGTTCCATCAGAACATTGCTCCCTACTCTGAACAGCTGAACAAGGTGATCAGCCAGAATGTGGAGGAGATGCGAGAGAGGCTTGTCCCGTATGCAGACAGCATCCAGCGGGATCTGGAGATCCAACTCACCACCTTGTGGGACAACTTCCGCCAGAACCTTGGAGAAATAAATGAGGATTAG
- the LOC137301370 gene encoding apolipoprotein A-IV-like isoform X3 translates to MFPKAILVFVAAIVVSGSRAEFNGGQVRDAFWDYISQLTNDAKDSVDQIQRSEIGQRLNYLIKDNLQNVNGYAEDLQQRLTPIADDLRVKMTVDAENLRQQIRQELEDLRVKLSPFADGVHQKISRNIEEFHQKLTPYAEELRHQLNTNAEELRQRLTPYTKELQAKLEDNAENLREVLTPYAEQLQQKITENVDKLRQKVTADAEEFRTRFDEKVQELRNTMAPYAKDVQANMNQQIGEMTQKVVPYAQELQGKVNETVEVLKQRLVPYVAELKEKLNENMGSMNQNLAPYIDDLNSNVNQRIEEFHQNIAPYSEQLNKVISQNVEEMRERLVPYADSIQRDLEIQLTTLWDNFRQNLGEINED, encoded by the exons ATGTTTCCCAAGGCAATCCTTGTGTTCGTAGCTGCCATCGTGGTCTCAG GCTCCCGGGCTGAGTTCAATGGAGGTCAGGTTCGAGATGCATTCTGGGATTACATCAGCCAATTGACCAATGACGCCAAGGACAGTGTAGATCAGATCCAGCGCTCCGAAATCGGACAACGGCTCAA TTATCTTATAAAGGATAACCTGCAGAACGTCAATGGATACGCTGAGGATCTCCAACAGAGGCTGACTCCCATCGCAGACGACCTTCGTGTAAAGATGACAGTAGATGCTGAGAATCTCCGCCAGCAGATCAGGCAGGAGCTGGAAGACCTGAGGGTGAAGCTTTCTCCTTTTGCTGATGGAGTTCACCAGAAGATCAGCAGGAACATTGAAGAATTTCATCAGAAGCTGACACCTTACGCTGAAGAGCTCCGCCACCAGCTGAACACCAACGCTGAGGAACTCCGCCAGAGGTTGACTCCCTACACCAAAGAGCTTCAGGCCAAACTGGAAGACAACGCAGAGAACCTGAGGGAAGTTCTGACTCCATACGCTGAACAACTCCAGCAGAAGATCACTGAGAATGTGGACAAGCTCAGGCAGAAGGTGACGGCCGATGCTGAGGAATTCCGCACCAGGTTTGATGAGAAAGTCCAGGAGCTTCGCAATACCATGGCTCCCTATGCCAAAGATGTCCAGGCCAATATGAAccaacagattggtgaaatgaccCAGAAGGTTGTGCCATACGCTCAGGAGCTACAGGGAAAGGTCAACGAGACTGTGGAGGTTCTgaagcaaaggctggtcccttacGTCGCAGAACTGAAAGAAAAGCTCAACGAGAACATGGGAAGCATGAACCAAAATCTGGCCCCATACATTGACGATCTCAACAGCAACGTCAACCAGAGAATCGAGGAGTTCCATCAGAACATTGCTCCCTACTCTGAACAGCTGAACAAGGTGATCAGCCAGAATGTGGAGGAGATGCGAGAGAGGCTTGTCCCGTATGCAGACAGCATCCAGCGGGATCTGGAGATCCAACTCACCACCTTGTGGGACAACTTCCGCCAGAACCTTGGAGAAATAAATGAGGATTAG